In a single window of the Drosophila miranda strain MSH22 chromosome XL, D.miranda_PacBio2.1, whole genome shotgun sequence genome:
- the LOC117187479 gene encoding uncharacterized protein LOC117187479: protein MVLAVRSKMPTAMVLTTSSQLPFSRHTQYIPPETSPSIWPMLALIVLQITVDPPESDNDVNASGHNPDHDSTDPPAPLPLFRSRQRAPRVGQRGYYHLVIPGPQLGTHTSFPLL from the exons ATGGTCCTAGCGGTGAGATCGAAAATGCCAACGGCAATGGTTTTGACCACCTCATCACAGCTGCCATTCTCGCGCCACACGCAATACATTCCCCCAGAGACATCGCCCAGCATATGGCCGATGCTGGCATTAATTGTTTTGCAG ATCACCGTGGATCCCCCAGAATCGGACAACGACGTTAATGCCTCTGGACATAACCCGGACCACGACTCGACAGATCCTCCGGCACCTCTTCCTCTTTTCAGATCCAGACAGCGAGCTCCACGAGTCGGACAACGAGGCTACTACCACCTGGTAATACCTGGACCACAACTCGGGACACACACTTCCTTCCCTttgttatga